In a genomic window of Gemmatimonadetes bacterium T265:
- a CDS encoding hypothetical protein (frameshifted, deletion at around 584556;~possible pseudo due to internal stop codon), translating into MTATSAVPAAADVQVFPTSFQQQRFWLLDQIDAEAAAYTVPVALHLAGPLDVDALREAFGLLVARHEALRTVFRAGADAPEQVVLPHVAAPLVVEDVTARPAAERERAVAERARANANAPFDLAAGPPVRASLLRLAPDEHVLLAAFHHVVVDGVSLGILFGELHDAYGALAAGRTPAFADLPLQYADYAAWQRRALGTPAAGRRLDAWAERLAGVPPLELPTDRPRPAVQSLAGAKREAHVPAATADALRAMARARGATPYAACLAAFVALLHRYTGQGDFAVGSVTAGRGRAELERVVGLFVNTLALRVMPDADAPFDALLAHVRDVALAALADQEVPFEQVVERMQPARDRGRAPIVQVAFQFLDGLGAEPRLPGLRVTRVAAAKETAKFELTLVVRPAPDGGLVTVAEYNTDLFDAATVDRLLAHYGALLAAAACDPGALVGRLPLLGLAERALVTGRWNATAAPLPTWTVPSRVLAQAAATPSATAVRAGDDTLTYAELARRSAAVARRLRVLGVRAGDRVAVAVDRTTTLPVALLAVLRAGAAYVPLDVGYPAERLAHVLDDAGVRAVVTAERSRERLPAVEAPVLVLDDATWDAAADVEPAADAPMVDADALAYVLYTSGSTGRPKGVMVSHGALANFLASMAERPGLAAADAVVAVTTVAFDIAGLELWLPLVVGAEVVIAPRATAVDGTELGALLARTADRARSERGGRVLLQATPSTWRLLIAAGWTGTNGLTMLCGGEAWPAELAAALRPRGAALWNVYGPTETTIWSARDHVTNDDVALGEPLANTTLYVLEPSGDPAPLGVPGELWIGGAGLARGYHGRPDLTAERFAPHPEFGRLYRTGDRVRRHADGRLEFLGRLDDQVKVRGYRVELGEIEGVVAAAPGVTQTVANLCRRDDAAEPALVAYFVHSTLAAADEPAFVADLRARLRLTLPDYMVPAAVVRLAALPLTPNGKVDRRALPAPAATDVGPASNAAPYVAPRSPLEAQIADAWAAALGVARVGVHDDFFALGGHSLAAMRAVGRLADVAPARVTVGMVFAAPTVAAFVAAVVQRLADDQAAAVADDDATLAAMLAEIDGLSDDDVARLLAEPVAEEPR; encoded by the coding sequence ATGACCGCGACCTCCGCGGTTCCGGCGGCGGCCGACGTGCAGGTGTTCCCGACGTCGTTCCAGCAGCAGCGCTTCTGGTTGCTGGACCAGATCGACGCGGAGGCTGCCGCGTACACCGTACCCGTCGCGCTGCATCTGGCCGGTCCGCTCGACGTCGACGCGCTGCGCGAAGCCTTCGGCCTGCTCGTCGCCCGACACGAGGCGCTGCGCACGGTGTTCCGCGCCGGCGCGGACGCCCCCGAGCAGGTCGTGCTGCCGCACGTCGCCGCGCCGCTCGTCGTCGAAGACGTGACCGCGCGCCCGGCCGCAGAGCGCGAACGCGCGGTCGCCGAGCGCGCTCGCGCGAATGCGAACGCGCCGTTCGACCTCGCCGCCGGCCCGCCCGTGCGCGCGTCGCTGCTCCGCCTCGCGCCGGACGAGCACGTGCTGCTCGCGGCGTTCCACCACGTGGTCGTCGACGGCGTCTCGTTAGGCATTCTCTTCGGCGAGTTGCACGACGCGTACGGCGCGCTGGCCGCCGGGCGCACGCCGGCGTTCGCCGACCTGCCGCTCCAGTACGCGGACTACGCCGCGTGGCAGCGGCGCGCGCTCGGCACCCCGGCCGCCGGGCGCCGGCTCGACGCGTGGGCCGAGCGGCTCGCGGGCGTGCCGCCGCTGGAGTTGCCGACGGACCGGCCGCGCCCCGCGGTGCAGTCGCTCGCCGGGGCGAAGCGCGAGGCCCACGTCCCGGCCGCGACGGCCGACGCGCTGCGCGCGATGGCGCGCGCCCGCGGCGCGACGCCGTACGCCGCCTGCCTGGCCGCGTTCGTCGCGCTGCTGCACCGCTACACGGGGCAGGGTGACTTCGCCGTCGGATCGGTCACCGCCGGGCGCGGCCGGGCGGAGCTGGAGCGCGTCGTCGGCCTGTTCGTGAACACGCTGGCCCTGCGCGTCATGCCGGACGCGGACGCGCCGTTCGACGCGCTGCTCGCGCACGTGCGCGACGTCGCCCTCGCGGCGCTGGCCGACCAGGAGGTGCCGTTCGAGCAGGTCGTCGAGCGCATGCAGCCCGCGCGCGACCGCGGCCGCGCGCCGATCGTCCAGGTCGCGTTCCAGTTCCTCGACGGGCTCGGCGCCGAGCCGCGGCTGCCGGGACTGCGCGTGACGCGCGTCGCCGCGGCGAAGGAAACGGCCAAGTTTGAGCTCACGCTCGTCGTCCGACCCGCGCCAGACGGCGGGCTCGTGACGGTGGCGGAGTACAACACCGACCTGTTCGACGCGGCCACCGTGGACCGGCTGCTCGCGCACTACGGCGCGCTGCTCGCCGCCGCGGCGTGCGATCCCGGCGCGCTCGTCGGCCGCTTGCCGTTGTTAGGCCTGGCCGAGCGCGCCCTCGTCACCGGGCGGTGGAACGCGACCGCGGCGCCGCTTCCGACGTGGACCGTGCCGTCGCGCGTGCTCGCCCAGGCCGCCGCGACGCCCTCAGCGACCGCCGTGCGCGCCGGCGACGACACGCTCACCTACGCCGAGCTCGCGCGCCGCTCCGCCGCGGTCGCGCGACGCCTGCGTGTGTTAGGCGTACGGGCCGGTGACCGCGTGGCGGTGGCCGTCGACCGGACGACCACACTCCCCGTCGCGCTGCTCGCCGTGCTGCGCGCCGGCGCCGCGTACGTGCCGCTCGACGTCGGCTACCCCGCCGAGCGCCTCGCTCACGTGCTCGACGACGCCGGCGTGCGCGCCGTCGTGACCGCCGAGCGCTCGCGCGAGCGCCTGCCCGCAGTCGAGGCGCCGGTGCTCGTCCTCGACGACGCGACGTGGGACGCGGCCGCGGACGTCGAGCCAGCCGCTGACGCCCCAATGGTCGACGCGGACGCGCTCGCGTACGTTCTTTACACCTCCGGGTCGACCGGCCGTCCGAAAGGCGTAATGGTGTCGCACGGCGCGCTCGCGAATTTCCTCGCGAGCATGGCCGAGCGGCCGGGGCTCGCCGCCGCGGACGCGGTCGTCGCGGTGACGACCGTGGCATTCGACATCGCCGGGCTGGAGCTGTGGCTGCCGCTCGTGGTCGGCGCCGAGGTCGTGATCGCGCCGCGCGCGACGGCGGTCGACGGCACGGAGCTCGGCGCACTGCTGGCCCGCACCGCGGACCGCGCGCGCTCGGAGCGCGGCGGCCGCGTGCTGCTTCAAGCGACGCCGTCCACGTGGCGCCTGCTGATCGCGGCCGGGTGGACAGGCACGAACGGCCTCACAATGCTGTGCGGCGGCGAGGCGTGGCCTGCGGAGCTCGCGGCGGCACTGCGGCCGCGCGGGGCGGCGCTCTGGAACGTCTACGGCCCCACCGAGACGACCATCTGGTCGGCCCGCGACCACGTGACCAACGACGACGTTGCGCTCGGCGAGCCGCTCGCCAACACGACGCTCTACGTCCTCGAGCCCTCGGGCGATCCGGCGCCGCTCGGCGTGCCCGGCGAGCTGTGGATCGGCGGCGCGGGGCTCGCCCGCGGCTACCACGGCCGCCCGGACCTCACGGCGGAGCGGTTCGCCCCGCACCCGGAGTTCGGCCGCTTGTACCGCACCGGCGACCGGGTGCGCCGCCACGCGGACGGCCGGCTGGAATTCCTCGGCCGGCTCGACGACCAAGTCAAGGTGCGCGGCTACCGCGTCGAGCTGGGGGAGATCGAGGGCGTGGTCGCCGCGGCGCCGGGCGTGACTCAGACTGTGGCAAATCTCTGCCGCAGAGATGACGCGGCGGAACCCGCCCTCGTCGCCTACTTCGTGCACTCTACCCTCGCCGCCGCCGACGAGCCCGCGTTCGTCGCCGACCTGCGCGCGCGGCTTCGCCTAACGTTGCCGGACTACATGGTCCCGGCCGCGGTCGTGCGGCTCGCCGCGCTCCCGCTCACGCCGAACGGCAAGGTCGACCGGCGCGCGCTCCCCGCGCCCGCCGCCACCGACGTCGGGCCTGCCTCGAACGCGGCACCCTACGTCGCGCCCCGCTCCCCGCTCGAGGCGCAGATCGCCGACGCGTGGGCCGCCGCGCTCGGCGTCGCGCGCGTCGGCGTGCACGAC